The Plasmodium chabaudi chabaudi strain AS genome assembly, chromosome: 14 genome contains the following window.
CTGATGTAAATACCTATgatatggaaataaaaaattatagagaaaaatttaagaatatggaaaaaaaaattatgtttgATGACCCAGTTTACCATAGCATTATGAGCAAACCACAGCAAGGGCCAAGTATAAATGGACACTACaatttcttaaaaaatgcCAATAAAAACCATTTTAATGGAAACATAGAAACAAcatttgttaataaaaatatgtttgatTACcaatataatcattttaaTGTAACTGGCATTGCTCAAAACCCcgcattaaaaaattattaccaaaataattatcaaaattatataatagcaACAAATCCAATTAGTTATTCTGAAAACATTGGACAGTTACAAGTAAATCAAAgtcgaaaaaaaagaggAAAAAGTGAAAGTAATGATTATTATTCCctggaaaaatataaaggcCCATGGGAATCtagagaaaataataataacaaagaaaaagaaaacggAGACGAACAAACAGGtgacaataaaaaacataaaaatgataaaaatgatgacgATGTAGATGaatctaaaaaaaacaattcaaaaaaaaatgtattctTAAAATTGGAACCGTGTGGACTTGAAGAAGcaattcaaaataatacaataagCGAACaaaatacattatataatgataaaattgtttcaacattacatataaattatgaagttgatgattattataaaaaatcatgGTTTGAATTGCCATCagaatataaagaaaaagattTTATAATAGAAGAAAATTTTCCCcccaaaaaagaaattcaTACATATAAGGGGCATAAAATGGGAGTTCAAAAAATTCGTTTTTTCCCAAAATAtggaaattatattttatctgCTTCCTTAGATAGTACATTAAAATTGTGGAGCTcatataaatcaaaaaattgcGTAAGAACATACAAAGGGCATTTCAAAGGAGTTAAGGatgtattatttgataaagATGGgtcaaattttataagttGCAGCtatgataataatgttaTTTACTGGGACACAgaatatggaaaaataaaaggaatATATAGTCAGAAAAAAACACCATATTGTTTGTGCTTAAATGATGATGATCCAAATATCTTTTTAGTAGGTGGtgctaataataaaatttgtcaTATTGATTTTAGAACAGGTAATGTAGAATTAGAATATAATGAACATTTACAAGCTATAAATACAATTACTTtatgtgaaaataataaaaaacttgTCAGTACATcagatgataaaaaaatatttatttgggAATACGGGTTACCAGTTGttgttaaatatatttctgaTGCTTCCATGTTTTCAATAACATCCGTTTCTGTTCATCCAAgtaacaaattttttttatgtcaaTCGatgaataatatgataACTGTTTATGAAGCAACAGGAAAATTTAGATTCTTTTCGAAGAAAACATTTAAAggacataaaaatattggaTATTCTATCAATGTATCATGTAGTAATGATGGGAAATATGTTATCAGTGGTGATAGTAATGGAGGCTTATTTATATGGAACTGGAAAAAAATGTCtaactttaaaaatataaaagcaCATAGTAATGTCTGTATAGACTGTGCATGGCATCCTTTCAAAACCTCAATGTTAGCTACAGCTAGCTGGGACTCAACAATTAAATTATGGGAATAACAATTGAagtacattttttatccaTTCaccaatttattattatttcctttttttaaagtaattaattttttaaaattacatATGTGCATTGCTTGTATATGATGcaacacattttttttcttttttttgttgttgAATATTTACCTTTTAATACATTGATTAAGCGTGAATATTAATATGCTtctattttgttatttttttaaaagagttataaaactaaaatttgcacaaatatattccttttagttataaattttagcaattattttgcatttttttaattttttaattatattataaagttTGCCAATAAAgcaatatattaaatgaatGTCAATATAGTATCAtcaaaaaatcaaatatgcttttaaaaataagccaaaaaagatatttccaatatgataaaagtgtttatatattttttaaaattaaatccatcgaattattatcaaaaaaacgAATTATGCTATATAACACAAAAATGTTACTCCGATCTTGAAATTAAAGtagataaattaattaaaaaaagggaCTCGTGATTTAGGAGAAATctaaaaaaaggaagaaaaaatagatgtgtatattatagggtattttactattttacaaaaataaaagatgcacagatttttatataactatATAATCATCATTCACATATGCAAATAGACATATGTTTATCTTTTGTTTGAATATATGGATAATAATTACATTCATCTAAAAATGGATCCAAATAATTCAGAACGTTTAAATTATCTGTGCGAATTTTAACAATAGTTGATTTGTCATATATTTGGAAAACCATTAGCAAATGATGCTTAGGAggtaaaaatattccaacgaatttattaatagcGCTACTATTAGTATTTTCTTTggtacttttattttttttatttacacttctctgaatatttttgtccATAATAGTttcattatcatcattcattaaaaaattaaaaaacttttttttcctattttttaacaatgaataaatattattacgtattttcatcttatttataattttaataatattatttaattttttgtctGGGTTAACtatttccttttctttttccttAGTCTTATTGCATAG
Protein-coding sequences here:
- a CDS encoding pre-mRNA-processing factor 17, putative; this translates as MDLLKEYDENDDLEVDDSNDKNSNEKESSNNSGTKTTDPICDENNASIKNEGNENTQIVNISSMGLINCAPDVNTYDMEIKNYREKFKNMEKKIMFDDPVYHSIMSKPQQGPSINGHYNFLKNANKNHFNGNIETTFVNKNMFDYQYNHFNVTGIAQNPALKNYYQNNYQNYIIATNPISYSENIGQLQVNQSRKKRGKSESNDYYSLEKYKGPWESRENNNNKEKENGDEQTGDNKKHKNDKNDDDVDESKKNNSKKNVFLKLEPCGLEEAIQNNTISEQNTLYNDKIVSTLHINYEVDDYYKKSWFELPSEYKEKDFIIEENFPPKKEIHTYKGHKMGVQKIRFFPKYGNYILSASLDSTLKLWSSYKSKNCVRTYKGHFKGVKDVLFDKDGSNFISCSYDNNVIYWDTEYGKIKGIYSQKKTPYCLCLNDDDPNIFLVGGANNKICHIDFRTGNVELEYNEHLQAINTITLCENNKKLVSTSDDKKIFIWEYGLPVVVKYISDASMFSITSVSVHPSNKFFLCQSMNNMITVYEATGKFRFFSKKTFKGHKNIGYSINVSCSNDGKYVISGDSNGGLFIWNWKKMSNFKNIKAHSNVCIDCAWHPFKTSMLATASWDSTIKLWE